The genomic window CTACGGCGAAGAATGCCTCCCTGCCGACTGGCTCGCCGCCCTGGAAGCCCCCGAGGTCATCCGTGGTATGGGAGAGAGGCTTCTGGCCGTCACTACCGGATAACGGGAGCTATGAGCTGCGAAGCGCCACGTTGTTGCAGGCCTCGCAAACAGCCTCGGGAATGATGCCGCGGCGCTGCAGGAAGCCGAAAATTGCGCAGCCCAGGCAAAAGCCGGCGAACGCCTCCAGCGAGGCCGCCACGATCAAAATAGCCAGCAGGACCCAGGCAGCGAGCTGGTGGCCGGTGAAGAACAGCACGACGGCGGCACTGGTCAAGGCGGCGCCAATGCCCTGGGCAAAGCGCTTGGGCGGGCCGGCAACGAGCTTCACGTGCCCGATCCTGGGTGCGAGCACTTTAACCGAAAGCAGCGCGAGCGGGGAAACACGGGGACCAAAAAGCACGCGGAGCCAAAAACCTGTGGCAAGTACCGCCAAGCCCCATCCCCAGCCCGTCACGAGTGTTGCCCCGGCCAGAACCACCACGAGCCCGGCGGTGATGCGGGCAGCGTAGTCGTTCACGGGATTGGGGAACGCGAAAACGGCACGCCAATCAGTCCTGCGGTGTGATTCAGCCCCTGCAGCATCATCGTGCCCACGCAACTGCAACGGGTGAAAGGGAAGCTTGGTCATCCACCAAGGCTAGGAGCGCAGTTCATCGGGCGGGAAGCATTGTTGCGCAGTGTGACCATTGCCGTGTCCATTCCCGCCGTCCGCGGTCAGGGCTTAGCCCCCGCCCACCATCTGCAGGAATTCGCCTTCGGAGACAACCTCGATTTGTTGGCCCTTGGCATGGAGCTCCAGCACCCGCTTGGCTTTGCCCGTGAGTCGACCGGCACGCAGGTCCCCGGCCACAAAACCGTCGCCGACGATCAGCACGGTGGTCCTTGCCGTCACCCTGCTCTCGGGCCGGGCTCCCATCTCCGCGGCACGCACTTTGGCTTCAGGCCGGGTGATGGCAAGATCCCCGGTGAAAACCACAGTCTGTCCGTACAAGGGGTGCCCGGGCTCCGCGCTGGGATTCGGTAAGGGATTGGGGCCTTCCTCGGGCCAGGCCGACCATCCACTGGGACCTCCGGCAGCACGGTCCGGCGCAGCTTCACCAGCGCCTCCCATCCTGGCTGCGAGCGCAGAACGGGTGGCTTTGGAAAGACCTTGGGAGGGATCGAACGCAGGCTGCTGGGGAAGGTTAAGGCCCAAGGAGAGATACAGTTCGGCGATGCTGTTCGCGTTGTTCCGCCGGGCGATGTCCACCAGGATTCCAGCGCAGGCCCGGGCATCCTCCGCCGCATCGTGGTGGTTGACCAGGGGCACCCCGGCTTCTTCCGCGGCGTACGGCAGGGAGTTGGACACCAGGGAGTAGCAGCGCCGGGAAAGCATGACAGTGCAGACATAGTCATAGGCGGGGCCGGCGAGCCCTGATACTTCGAGGCCGGAACGGATGACTCCGAGGTCGAAGGCTGCGTTGTGGGCTGCGAGGACGTCACTGCCGATGAACGCACCGATTTCGGGAAAGAGTTCACCGAACCGTGGACGGCCGGCAACGTCTTCGGCCCTGATCCCGTGGATGCGGGTGTTGTGGAACTCAAAGTGGTCGTGGTTCTCCGGGGGGCGCATCAACCAGGACGCTTCTTCCACCACGACTCCGCCGCGGACTTTGCTCAGGCCCACCGAACACGGCGACCCCCGGAAGCCGTTGGCTGTTTCAAAGTCGATCGCCGTAAAGTCCAATGCCACTGGACAAGGTTACAGCCGGCAAAGGCCGCCCCTGCCGATTTCCGCGGCGGGGCGGCCTCTCCAGGCCAGTATTGTGGCGAACGCTACACGTTGACCTCTATGGGGTGGCTTTGCGAAGGGTTGTGTAGGAGCCGGCAGCCAGGACCACACACAGCAGCGCTGCCCAGCCGCTGATGCTCAGGGGGCTCTGCTGGGCAAACCAGGCCCCAATCGCTCCCCACCATTGAAGCAAGGTGGACAAGGCGGCCACACCAATCAGGAGCAGCCCGGTACCCAGGGTCGAGATTAACGTCCCGGTGGTCCCCCAGCGCTTGAAGACCGTGGCGAACCAAAACCCGATGATGAACATGAACATCATCACCACGAAGAAGAACGCGGCAGTGGAGTACCACGGACCGTCCGTGACCCACGGGATGTTGAAGAAGTAGCCGTAGACACCCCAGCCATTGGTGGCTTTTTCAATGACGCCGCCGAGCATGTAGAGCACCGTCATGCCCACCGCGATGAGCGAGAACAAGCCCAGGGTTCCCAGGTAGAAAGCCTTGCGGCTGATGCTCAGTCCTTGGGAAAACGGGAACACCAGGGTCATGCTCTGGATTCCCAGGACCAGGAAGTACCACAGGGGCGCCTGGCTGCCGCCGCCGTTTTTCCCTTCGGTGACGGGTATGAGCGCAAAGATGGCCAGCGACATGAGGAAGGAAGCCGCCAGGATGGTCAACGGCCACCCGATGTACGTCCACTTGTTGATCAGCTGCATCCGGGCAACTGCCATGGTCCTGCTCATCGTCGTGCCTCCATCGTGTCATCGGCGAAGTCGCCACTCGGCGTCCCTGCAGAGTCGGCGCCGGCCATGGTCTTTCGCACCACCAACTGCTGCAAGGAAACCGGCGACAGTTCAAGCCCCAACTCCCGGGCCTCGGTGCGTTCGCGGTGATCCAACACCTCGTCCACGGTCACCGACGCCAGGGATCCGAGCGTTTCGCGGTGCAGGACCTTCCTGCCGCTGAGGAACGAATCCACCGTTTCGGCAGAGCCGGATACCGTGACGGCCGAACCCCGGATCTCCTCGGCATCGGCGTCCATGATGATCCGGCCCCGGTCAATCACCACTACGTGCTCCAGGAGGTTTGCTACCTCATCGATCAGGTGGGAGGAGAGGATGATGGTTCGCGGGTGCCGGGCGTAGTCCTCAACCAGGCGGTCATAGAACAATTGCCGGGCAACGGCGTCGAGCCCCAGGTACGGCTCATCGAAGAAGGTCAGTTCTGCGCGGGAGGCGAGGCCGATGATGACCCCGACGGCGGATAACTGCCCCCGTGAGAGCTTCTTGATGCGGCGTGTGAGGGGAAGCTGGAAGTCTTCGGCCAGCCGGTCCGCGAAACCCTGGTCCCAGTCCTTGTAGAACAGGGCGGCAGAGCGGAAAGCGTGGCGGGGCTGGAAATCGTCCGGATACTTCTGCGATTCCCGGATGAAGCAGATCCTGGATAACACGGCGTCATTTTCATAGGCGCTGGCGCCAAAGACGAGTGCTTCCCCGGAGGTGGCAAAGGCCTGGGCGGTGAGGATGGACATCAGCGTGGTCTTCCCGGCGCCGTTTCTCCCCAGCAGGCCGTAGATACGGTTCGCGGAGAGGCTGAGGTTGACGTTGTCCAGTGCGTTGAGGTCTTTGTAGTGCTTGATCAGGTGACGGGCCTCGACGATGGTCTCGTTCACAGGGCCGCGCTCCTTTCTTTGTCTGTCCCGGTTTCCGGTACAAGCCCGGAGGTGCGTTCAATCATGGTGTTCAGCTGCTCGGCCGTAATGCCCAGCTTCCGGGCTTCCAAAGCCAGCGGCTTGACGTATTGCTCGACAAATTCTTCGGTGCGGCGCGCTATCAACTGGGCGCGGGCCCCTGTTGCTACGAACATCCCTATCCCCCTGCGCTTGTACAGAATTCCTGAATCCACCAGCAGGTTGACGCCTTTGGCGGCGGTCGCCGGGTTGATCCGATGGAAGGCAGCAAACTCGTTGGTGGAGGGCACCTGCGACTCTTCGGCCATGGTTCCGTCCACGATTCCGTTCTCGATGAGCTCTGCGATCTGAAGGAAGATCGGCTTGCTGTCATCGATCATGAGCACCACCGCCTCTTTGGTTCGTTACTCATGTAACTAACCATACAAGCAGTGAAGCAGGAGTCAAGGCTCGCGCCGGGAAAATCACGACGACGGCCGTCAAGTAGGCTTGTTGGGTGATCTTTTCTGCGATAAACGACCTTGCCGTATCCACCATCGGGGGTGCGGGACCGGTTCAACCCTCCATGGCTTCGTTCCTGCCGGACTGGCTGAACCCTGACGTCTTCCTCCGCGATTCACCGCTGGGACCCTGGGTGATCCTCCTGGTCTGCGCCATCGTTTTCGCAGAAACAGGCCTCCTGGTGGGTTTCTTCCTGCCGGGTGATTCGATGCTGTTCACGGCAGGGCTGCTGGTCTCCACCGGTGCCATCGAATTCAATCTCTTCGCCATGTGCGGCCTGATCATCGTCGCTGCCATCATCGGCAACCAGACTGGCTACCTCATAGGGTCAAAGGCCGGCCCGGCCATCTTCAACAAGCCTGATTCACGGCTTTTCAAGAGGGAAAACGTCGAAAGCGCCCACGCGTTCTTTGAAAAGCACGGTGGCAAGGCCTTGATCCTTGCCCGCTTCGTTCCCATCATCCGGACCTTCGTGCCGGTCATCGTGGGCGTTGCGCAGATGGATAAGCGCAAGTTCTTCCTCTTCAACGTCATCGGCGCTGTCCTTTGGGGCGGCGGAGTGACCCTGCTCGGTGCATGGCTTGGCCAGTTCGAGTGGGTCGGAAACAACATCGACATCATTTTCATTGTGATCGTCCTGATCTCGGTCATCCCGATCTTCATTGAGATTGGACGTGGATTCGTGGCCAAGCGCCGTGCGGCTGCCGGAGGCGGGGACCCCGTGGAGGAGTTCATCGAGGAACACGAGGGCGGCAAGCAGGAGCACTGAGGCTTCACAGCCGCTCCGAGGCACAGGCCGCGCCTGGAGCCCGGAACAGCAAAAAAGGCACCCCGCATCGGCGGGGTGCCTTTTTTGCTGACGCAGAGCTTACTGCGAACCGGGGCCGGACAAAGCCGAGACGATCGCGGGAAGCAGTGCCCGGAACGCCTGGCCGCGA from Arthrobacter sp. StoSoilB20 includes these protein-coding regions:
- a CDS encoding DUF4395 domain-containing protein; this translates as MTKLPFHPLQLRGHDDAAGAESHRRTDWRAVFAFPNPVNDYAARITAGLVVVLAGATLVTGWGWGLAVLATGFWLRVLFGPRVSPLALLSVKVLAPRIGHVKLVAGPPKRFAQGIGAALTSAAVVLFFTGHQLAAWVLLAILIVAASLEAFAGFCLGCAIFGFLQRRGIIPEAVCEACNNVALRSS
- a CDS encoding exonuclease domain-containing protein, which codes for MALDFTAIDFETANGFRGSPCSVGLSKVRGGVVVEEASWLMRPPENHDHFEFHNTRIHGIRAEDVAGRPRFGELFPEIGAFIGSDVLAAHNAAFDLGVIRSGLEVSGLAGPAYDYVCTVMLSRRCYSLVSNSLPYAAEEAGVPLVNHHDAAEDARACAGILVDIARRNNANSIAELYLSLGLNLPQQPAFDPSQGLSKATRSALAARMGGAGEAAPDRAAGGPSGWSAWPEEGPNPLPNPSAEPGHPLYGQTVVFTGDLAITRPEAKVRAAEMGARPESRVTARTTVLIVGDGFVAGDLRAGRLTGKAKRVLELHAKGQQIEVVSEGEFLQMVGGG
- a CDS encoding ABC transporter ATP-binding protein, which gives rise to MNETIVEARHLIKHYKDLNALDNVNLSLSANRIYGLLGRNGAGKTTLMSILTAQAFATSGEALVFGASAYENDAVLSRICFIRESQKYPDDFQPRHAFRSAALFYKDWDQGFADRLAEDFQLPLTRRIKKLSRGQLSAVGVIIGLASRAELTFFDEPYLGLDAVARQLFYDRLVEDYARHPRTIILSSHLIDEVANLLEHVVVIDRGRIIMDADAEEIRGSAVTVSGSAETVDSFLSGRKVLHRETLGSLASVTVDEVLDHRERTEARELGLELSPVSLQQLVVRKTMAGADSAGTPSGDFADDTMEARR
- a CDS encoding GntR family transcriptional regulator, which gives rise to MIDDSKPIFLQIAELIENGIVDGTMAEESQVPSTNEFAAFHRINPATAAKGVNLLVDSGILYKRRGIGMFVATGARAQLIARRTEEFVEQYVKPLALEARKLGITAEQLNTMIERTSGLVPETGTDKERSAAL
- a CDS encoding VTT domain-containing protein; this encodes MNDLAVSTIGGAGPVQPSMASFLPDWLNPDVFLRDSPLGPWVILLVCAIVFAETGLLVGFFLPGDSMLFTAGLLVSTGAIEFNLFAMCGLIIVAAIIGNQTGYLIGSKAGPAIFNKPDSRLFKRENVESAHAFFEKHGGKALILARFVPIIRTFVPVIVGVAQMDKRKFFLFNVIGAVLWGGGVTLLGAWLGQFEWVGNNIDIIFIVIVLISVIPIFIEIGRGFVAKRRAAAGGGDPVEEFIEEHEGGKQEH